The genomic stretch GCGGTGAAACCCATGAAGTCACCCGGGCCAACTTCGAACTCTTCGTCGCCGATCTCGGCGATGCCTCGCCCGGAGAGGATGTAGATGAACTCCTCTTCGGTGTGGTGGAAGTGGTAGACGAACGATTCCTTCTCCGGCGGGACGCGGCCGATGCTGATGCCGACGCGTTGCAGGCCGGTCATCGTGCTCAACGAGCGCAGATGAATTTCCGAGTTCGGGTTGAGCGGATGGTTGAACACAAACGCCGTCAGTTCAGTGATCGCGTTTGCCCGCAGCAGCGGACTAGGCTTTCCGGTGGTGCTCATCTGACGTTCCTCCTGTGAGCGCGCCGCGCTCGGCATCGAGTCAGTACGTCTTCTGGTACAGCAAATAGTAAATCAGCCAGCCGCTGGCGGCAACGTAGAGCCAGATCGGCAAGGTGATGCGCGCCAGCCGGCGATGCGCGACGAAGTCGCGCTTCTTCAGCGCGAGGTAGATCAGACGCAGCGCCATCGGCCCCACCGCCATCGCCAGGATCACGTGCGGAACGAGATTTGCGAAGTAGACGGCGCGCCAGGCGCCGGTGCCGGCAAACAGCTTCGATCCATACAGCGACCAACGCGTGACATAGGCGACGAGAAACAACCCGGCAAAGGCGGTCGCCGTCAGCATGCACGTGCGATGGCGCGGCATGTCACGCTGGAAGCGAATGAAGTACCAGCCGATCAGTAGGCTGACTCCGCTCAGCACGATGCAAGTGGTACTGACGGCGGTGAGGAGGTGGAGCGACATCGTCACCGCTCTTCACCGCGGGCGTCCATCGATCCACGGTCGACCTGGTGGGTGCGCTCGACGCCTCGCAACCTTACACGTCCCACACCAGGCGTGTGCCGCCGGCATCGCCGAGTAACGCCACCGGGTTGGTCTTGTCGATGTGACCGATCAGGCCGTTGTAGATGCTGTAGCCTACCAACTCGCGCAGACGCGGCGAAAAGCCGGCGGCGATCTCGCGCGGAATGCCGAGTTGCTGATTCTCTTGCTGGCGGATGTAGCCGGCGCAGTAGTTCATCGCGATGCCGATGCGGCGCTGATCGGTGCGATTGGCGCCGCCGCCGTGCCACAGGCTGCCATGCCAGACCAGCACGCTACCCTTCGGCATCTCCGCCGGGATCGACTCGTAAACCTCCCCGAACGTCGGCGAGTGATCCGACAAATGCGAACCGGGAATCACGCGCGTCGCGCCGTTGATCTCGGTGAAATCGGTGAGCG from Deltaproteobacteria bacterium encodes the following:
- a CDS encoding cupin domain-containing protein yields the protein MSTTGKPSPLLRANAITELTAFVFNHPLNPNSEIHLRSLSTMTGLQRVGISIGRVPPEKESFVYHFHHTEEEFIYILSGRGIAEIGDEEFEVGPGDFMGFTAPSVGHNLRNPFDQDLVYLMGGEHRDMEIGEFPRHRKRLIRSRDQFHLADDNDLKVFFE
- a CDS encoding phytanoyl-CoA dioxygenase family protein, whose protein sequence is MPDTNSITTHLDRIHRDGFTIIEHAIEPQLIDDLVADLDRLERQLNVKPANNPFEGSKTVRIYNLLVHGAAFERIPAHESVLPIVEGVLDPGCLISSLSSIAICGGEITQPIHADDQLLPIAKPHVPTVCNTMWALTDFTEINGATRVIPGSHLSDHSPTFGEVYESIPAEMPKGSVLVWHGSLWHGGGANRTDQRRIGIAMNYCAGYIRQQENQQLGIPREIAAGFSPRLRELVGYSIYNGLIGHIDKTNPVALLGDAGGTRLVWDV
- a CDS encoding DUF420 domain-containing protein encodes the protein MSLHLLTAVSTTCIVLSGVSLLIGWYFIRFQRDMPRHRTCMLTATAFAGLFLVAYVTRWSLYGSKLFAGTGAWRAVYFANLVPHVILAMAVGPMALRLIYLALKKRDFVAHRRLARITLPIWLYVAASGWLIYYLLYQKTY